gtaaaaataattttgatcataGAATGATGATTCTGATAATTAAGAGAaaggttattttttatttttttaaattattcttaCTGATGACCGATCAATATTTACGAGGTTCATGATACTGTTTTTATTAaagatatttataatttttaatcaatctaTTAGAACCGCCGAATAGACCATAAATCTGACAATGATATAATTCATTTGGGCAAAGCTTAAATAATTATACATTAAAATATGATAGAATGCTATTTTATTTTTTACcatagaaaaaggaaaatattaaCATGGCATATTTTCATTGGGAGTGACGTGTACTCATAAGAAGACAAAATTAGTAGCAGGTTTCACGCGATCCCCATGattaaataatttactaaatAAACCAAATAGTCAAAtaaattgcataaaataaatgaaaaaaaaactgtGGCAAATGGTAATTCTCCTCCAATTATTGAACGATAGTTACCCGCCACGTGGGTAGGTGCCCACCACCTGTTCCCTGCACATGAGCCATGCCGCCATGCTCATCCATCCATGTCGCGCCATCATCATCGCTACGTTAAACCGGTCCACTTATCGAACCGGTTCACAAAACCACCGTGAACCGCTCCTCTACTTAATTACTCAAGTAAACAAGTAAGTAgcacattaatcaagttaatcgCTAGTAAGTAATTCGGATCCTTTATTGTGAAATTATGTGTCCCCATATTTTCTTGCCGATTAAAAATGGTCATGATATCCTTAATGTGTGTAATATCCGTGATTTGATCTGTCTGATCAACGAGCAAGACAAAGGAGACGTGATTTCGAGATAGAGAATCTGAACTCCGATAATAGACCTCCATTTAAAGAAGAACTGAACAATAAATTTGGTTGTTGAATTAACGAAATCATGTTAACTTCTCTTCCTACTTCCTAGTTTAGCCCATTGAGGTCCGCGGGACTATGATGCAGGCTACCCGCTATGAGCGTTTCTCAATTTATCTTGATGGTTGATGGAAAATTTTCATGGACTCGAATTGATTATCCCAGATTCGATGTTACTTATCCTGATTAatcattttcttttttaatttagccCATTGAGATGATGAATTTAACCAAATTAATAATTGGAGATGGGACAACGAAAAGGATATTTCCTTTGCTTCACTACCTACACAAGTGAGATTGTCCCTCCACACACACTTACTTAAAGTTACTCGTGCATTTCCTCACATCACAAGCATTATGCCACTTAaacttttttcctttttcatcaataaAGTAAAATAGTCACAAAAAGAATatttcatgacaataattttctcacccatattttctttttaaaataattaaagtgGAAgtaattcaataaattaaaatttaaaagaaaattttagtacTTCTATATGGTTAGTAGAAATACTATAACaatcattaaaataaatattaacacAAAATAACAGTTCATAGCTAAATAATTTTATTAGCTACCAAATAACATATCGTCTCAAATAATTCAATTATTAGTAACGATTTTAATAATATGTTGCAAATAATCAAAGTATTGgtgataattttaataattcgTCGCTACTAATTGATTAGGACattgtagaaaaaaaatattgacgATGAAATTTGAAATTATTCATCGCTAATATTTATGTATATTAGcagtaaatttaattaaatttgtcacTAATATTTACATATTAGCAATGAGTAAATTCGTAGCTAATATTTACGAATTTTAGtgatgaattaaattaattttatcccTAAAATACGTTAACAAATCCTGTCGGGATAGAGGTAGATTTAGGATTTTTCTGGCTTCGGCTATTCTTCCTCTCCCTGATGTTCCCTTCTTATGCTATGACGATTCTTTTTCCTAGTGATTGCTCTCTCTCTTGATCTAACCTACTATCCTGACCACTCCTCCGAATCTTTTCTCTCAGATTATAGTAGCTCTTCATATAGtatctttaattttaattttaggattattttgatacttagatgataattttacGTGTATTTTGATACTTTGGTGATGATTTTAGGATTATTTTAATgcttaaataataattttgatcaaattagCTTGTGCATACGTATGACCCAATTTAGTGAATTTATTTTTAACTGTGCATAATTTTCTTTATGATATTTTTAACATGTTTGTTATTTCTACGATGACATGATGAGAATGTGTGATGAATATATTCAAACACAAgaagatacaaaaaaaaaaataacattggTTTAGTCTAAATTACGAATACACTTTATGATCAGGTTCTCGATACTTGTTCTAGATATATTAGAATATTTAGAAGTGGATCAAAGCCAATTAGGTCTACTTTTTCGAATGTCACTTCCTCATCCAGATTAACTAACACAATATTGGGTGAAATACTTAAATCCACCGAGCAATGACTAAAAGATACACTGGAGAAAAGTGAGCAAGCACCCAAGTTCAATTAGTAACCACTCAAGATCAGTTAGAATTAATGAGATCAAGAAAAGATATATTTGAACAAATTCTTAACCGGGCTTCGCAATTGGAGTATTACAATCCTTGATTTCTCCtcagctcctcctcctcctcctcctcctcgaccTTAGAATTTGATGGTGTGAAATTGTTGTTAAAGTTGTGAATTTGATGATGCGAACTTGATGTTGTGAAAATTTTGTTGTTACTTGTTATTAAAGTTGTACACTTGATCAGGTTTATGATCTAGAAATGTGAATGTTGTGAAGTTGAGTTGTGATATTGTGAACCTATATATTTTGTACTACATgatataaatataaatgaacactattctgttttaaaaaatatggtTAGGGAAGAATTTTAAGAATTCATCGCTAAAAATCACTGATTTTAGTAACGAATCATAGACAATTAATCACTAACCATCGTGTTTAGCAACAGATTTTTTAGAATTCATCACTAACCATCGTCATTAGCGATGAATTTATCAGAGTTCATCACTAACCATTGCATTTAGCAACGACTTTCGATAACTTTGTTAGCATGGGTGTATTCATACGAGGTCTTAAACCTCGTCACTAATTTTGCAAACCATAGCGACGGATTTTGTTAATTCATCGCTAATATTAGGGATGAATTTTCTAATTGTTGTCCCAAAAAATAATTCAATTTAATGTCGATTAGGATTATTTTAGTGATAGTTCTCATGTTATTAATCTTGGAGATGAAATTTTTATTTTCGTTGCTAAATATGGTTTACAATAAGTTTATAGCGACGATGGCAGTGATGAAAAATATTCATTGCTGTTGAATATTAGTGACGCCAACATATATAGAGATGACAATGGGACGGGAGACGGATTTGCTTGCTCCGTCCTTGTCCCTGAAAGATATTCCCGCCCTTGAATCCACCCCAATCCCCGTCCCCTTCTAATCGGGGAATCCCTGTCTCCACCCTTACGAGGATTAAATCCCCATCTTTCAGCCTCATTCCCGCTTCAAATGCCCATTAACCCCAAGTCAATGGGCATTGAAGCGGGGATGAAGACAGGTATAGGGATTTAATTTCCATAGGATCGGGGATGAGTTTCCCCGattaaaaatcaaaatctttGTCATATCGGACCGGGTTTGGGGATGGAGATAGCATCCCTATACCCACCCCTGAACCCGAATCTATATCCAAAAGTTTCCCGAATTCGAACCCAGACGCAAAATATCTCGCAGAAATCTGTCCTCATTTaagattttcttataaaactttgaacccataaaaaaaattatcatcctTAGATAGATATATTAGCAACAAAATTAATCGGTAGACATTAGATTTAACATAACCATGATAACATATAAAATATCTCAAATAAAATTAAagtctttttattttaaaaaagttaaatttaaataactactTCAGAGATAATTTTAGGCTCGGCTCATCATtattggaaaataattttaaattataaaaaatttgatCGAATCATCCCTACGGCCGTGGACGGGTATCCAGTAGGTTACCCGCCAGTATTCATTCACGAGACAGTTTAGGTGAATTGGCGGGTAAAGCAAACACGTCgctaaaaaatgaaaagaaaaaaaaaaatcttttgcgGTTTACCCGTTGAGAGAAGACTCGTTTCCTCACCTGCCTGGATCCGTTCGATACTCCGGGTTGATACCCTCTTCCTGTAATCATGGAGCCGTTCGAGATATTGCTCGCCTTGTGCGTTGTCGTTTGCTGTAGCCAGCGAAACTCCCGTGCCATGCCGATGTGCAGTGAAAACGTACCCTCATTGTTAGTTGAGGATCTGGGAGGGACCCACAGGACGTCAATGTGTACAGTCACAACGTACCTTCGCCCACAGGACGTCTAGTAATACAGTGGTTAATCAGTGGTGTGTGAAATTGATTCCTCCCCCCCGCGCCGCAACCatcatcatgatcacatgcatgaTTTCTCATGGCCATCCATCATCTCACGCACATCATCATTGGCGAAGCAGCCATTTAAAAGCTTACGGAGATGAGCATCAAAGGAAAGAGGGAAGGGAAGccagagagaaagagagagagagaggaaggaaGACGAGATGGGAGGCCATTCGTTCGAGAGAGAGATCTTGATCCCTACTCCCAAGGAGAAgagtgaggaggaggaggaggaggaggttgaGGAGCCGTTGATCGCGGTGCCGGAGGAAGAGGATGCAGGGGGGATCCATTGGGGAAAGGATTTGAAGCAGGAAGAGACGTGGCGGAGGAAGACCGGCGGAGGAGTGACGCTAGAGGGGTACGTGGACGGCGGCGACGGCATCGAAGACAGGACGGACGGTGTCGCGAGGACGAAGAGCTTAAGGGGCGAGGACCTGGAGGAGCTCAAAGGCTGCCTCGACCTAGGGTTCGGATTCAACTACGACGAGATCCCCGAGCTGTGCAACACGCTCCCTGCTCTGGAGCTGTGCTACTCCATGAGCCAGAGGTTCCTGGACGAGCAGCAGCACAATCGTTCGCTCGATCGCTCCTCCTCGGGCGATTCATTGGATCTGTGTGAATCCCCGTCGTCCCCTCTCGTCGCCAACTGGAAGATCGCTAGCCCAGGTAAAAGCTCCTACTCTTCTGCCCCCTTTTAACGGAAATGAGCCAAAAGctcgattttattttattttttcgcaTCCCTTGATTTTGATTGTGCTGTTAAACAAACTTCGATCTCGCTCAAATCCGAACGAAACCTTACTGGTTTAATTTAGCATCCTCATCTGGTTCATTTTCTTTAACCTTTGCTGCCAGGAGATGATCCAGACGAAGTAAAAGCAAGGCTAAAATATTGGGCTCAAGCAGTGGCGTGCACTATCAGACTGTGCAACTGATAAAAATTTCATCTTTTCGATTGTTTCTGGTGATGAAAAGGCGTAATTAACCGTCAGCAGAAAAGATTCAGAAAATAAAGcatgagaaaaagagaggaagcgATGAGAAGACTCAAAAGATGGCAATGGAAGTACGAAAAGAAGAATAGAGGAAGCAGTAGAAGAGGGAGGTTGAGAGCAGATTGATAACGCATTTCCTTCTTACTGCATTGTTTCTGTAACGATCGAGGTGATAGAAACGTTGTACGATAATGTAAATGAGAATAATGTTGAGGTTGCTCTCTGTAAGAAGTTTCTCAAGGAATTGTGCAACGTGAATGGAGGATCTGATGCTTGCAACCCATAATTGTGTTGATATGTGTTTGGAATTAGAAATATCTCTATGTTTGAGTGTCTTGAGATATTGATAGGAGGTGACTTTAGTAATGCTGGCATGTTGCTTCTAATACAGCAGCAGGACGAATGGTTGATATAAGGAGGGgcacacaaaaataaaatataagaaaaatgtCTCAAGAAGCTGCTTAACTTATCTTTACCTTATCGTTTTGATatcttaattttaatataattaactaCAAGTACACGATGCTCCCACCTCAAGAGAATCATTGCTTTTCCTACCAATCGATGCTCAggcaaaagaaatagaaaaggagTATGAGCTAGAAAGAACAATGGTACACaggataaaattcaaaaaaatggATGATCAATATAAAATAGCACGTCTATCTACACGAGAAGATGTAACAAATACTCTACTAATCCAATAAAACCCAGGCAAAACCTGCTATGACGCATTAATCTAAACAAGCGTTGAGTTTGGGGGAGTGATGCCCTTGGAGATGTAGTATGCCTTCTCGGCCTCTGCCAATCGGGTTTGAAACAAACCCCACTCTTTTCTACACCTCTCTCTCACCTGTGCAAAACATGTTATTCATGTCATATTTTTCATTGATTGTCGCCATTAAGATATTTGAAGAATGTCTGTTCAGTTTATGACGTGGGAGTTACTTACCCCTTCCCATGGCGCTCTGCCGTTCTCTGCTTGACCCTGAAAAATCAATAGCGAAGTCGAGATGATGAGCAACACAGCATAAATGTGGTAGTAACCTTGACAATGTGTAGAGGAAGTAGGGCTGAGTCCCCTAACCTGGTTCCCGAGTGAAGGAACCACCTGATGAACAATCCATTGAGCATCTACAACTCCTATTTTCTCATGAGCCGGCTGGGACAGAGGACAATCACacacaaaaaaaggaaaaatatcaGAAAAGAGAATGCATAATTGGGTGCAACCAATTGTTTAATCTTTTTACACATTTGTAAATGAGTCTCGTTGCAGAGATCCAATGAAAAAATAAGTACAAAAGGTGCATCTTACCTCTACACATTTTCTAAGTGCAAAATCAAGGCCCCATCCATGAACCAAGTCATTCTACAATGAGAGAGTCAGGATGAGCACGAAAATTTGCAAGGACGATTGACAAATAGTATATGGTTGCGGACAGCGAGGACAATCAACATTTTACCTGAATCATATGCCAGACACATCGCCATGCATCCCGAGAAAATACAGTTGCCATTATCTCTACAAATCTGgtcagaaaaataaaaataaaatttgagagACAATGGTTAAAATGCATTcaccaataaaaaaatattacataCGCTGCACATGGGGGCAAGAGAGGGTCAGAACACCAGCCTGGTCTTTCCTCTGTTTCTCTATTGAGAAAACGGGTAGGTCATCCATTAATTAGTGGTTAGAATAAAAAACAATTGAGGAAGTTCTGAACTGGCAGATAACAATTTGACAATTATTTTTGCATTAAATGGTACTCAAAAAGCTTACTTATGGACTTCACGATCACCTCTTCTCTTTGTCATTTGCCAAGTTAGACCATTGTTAGGCTCTAAACCAGGCTGTGAAATCTCTAGCCCATGCTTCTTGACTAATTTAATATACCTAAAATGAAAATAGTACCATTAAATCACCCTTTCATGAACGTTTTGGTTAACAAATCTTACTTACTCTTCAGCATTAAAATGCTCGACCCCAAGGTCTTCATCCCATATGAATATGTACTCATATCGCGCCACAATATCAGGGTGCAAAAACCTTTTGGCATACCACCTAACATATAATAACAGGATTAAATTATGAAGTAATTGATTAGATGCTATAAAGATGCCAAATTTCTactcatgaaaaaaaaaacaaaataaaaaattaacaaagaATTATTCTCTTACcattttgtttgtttcctgacACTTACATGAATAGCTCGTTTTGACCATTCAAATTCATCCCATTCAGAAGTTCGGCCATCATAATGGAATAACAATATTGTAAAATCTTCAGAAAACTGCAGGAAAAATAAAGCATCCTCAAATAATGCAATAAGCAAAAGGAATTATTGGATATATGAGGTTCCCTAACTTGTCAACAATGTTTCAATTAGCCAACATAGTCAAAATCTAAAGCCAAAACCATTCCATTTGGATACATGAGATTCTATAACTTATCAACAATATCAAAGCAGCCAACATAATCAAGCAGTGGTGAAATGCAAATTATGCTAAGAAAAATGGGACCTTCCAGGCTACCGTAGCTCCTTAGCAGTGGCAATTAAAATGGACCAAGTGAATCCCAAAAGAAAGCTCCTCCAAAAGTGTAAAAAACATGAAGGGCTCAAGAAAAGAAACAAGCTACAAGTCCTCTAATACATCTTCAGCAATGGTTACTAAAAATCACCAACATATTATCAAGGTACAGATTATCTAATGCTCAAAACAGTGAAGAATTAAGAAGCAATAGAATAGTTATTCTTGGGGAATGAATAGAGTAGAAATAATTATTTCTTAGAGATGCAGGAATAGCTATTTCATGACATTAGACTTTCATGACATTAGACAGATTCATCAAGAATGGAAGAGCTATTCCTGCAAACTAAACCTGGAGTTCATTTTGTTTTATTCTTATTGTTATCATTTTCGAAAAcctgtcatctacatatagtatttATAGTTAAAGGCAGTGTGGAAACAGTTGTCTCCTCATTCATTTTGCTTTTGAGCATCATTTGATTATAAGGTTATTTACAACAGTCATCATCCCATAGCTATACTGCCATTTAGCTTAAGGATGCCTAATCTACATGTATGTAAATGCTGCATTAAATTGGATCGATGAATCTCAATTTGATAACTTCTCGCATCTCAATCAATGTTGCTTCCTCAGTTTTATTTGTAAAGACCATGCCTCCCTATTTGAAGCATAATTTACGTATTTCAGTGTTTTAACTTTAAATCTGTTGATTTACACTTTTCCCTAGATCAACATATTCAACCAAGTCCAGTTAGACCCCAGAAAAAGGGAACTCCAAAAATTAATTTAGCAAAGAGAAAATGTTAAAAGTAAACATGTGCAGTTTGTTATTGACAAACAATTAAGAGTCAGGCCTGCGTCATTATCCTTTCTTCAATGTTTCCACCAACAGCAACACATTCTACCAAAGTGATCAAAGTTCTACTTGTACACATTCAGTAACTCTAAATGAATCAAATGCTTGAAATAAATGTGCATTTTCTGTGAATAAATTGACAGATCCACAACGAATTCCTACATGGTAGTCTGAGATTATCCTTCAAATTACACTGATATGCTATCTGTAGCAATTATGTCATTACCATTAGCATACAATAGTTTTGAAACCAAACAATGTTGTGACTAATATACATACTGGATATAAGTAGCATCGTtactgaacatagctaaactTGGAAAACATGCCACTTGTACTTTTATTCTAAAAATCCTATTAGCTCATCTAATATCTTACCATGGTTTGAAATAATAATTAATGCTTATTCAGAGTCTTCTAAGTAGAAACATTATTAAATAGATAACTATTTCACCTTTTTAACTGCAGCGTTGATATTATTTTTCTGATCATATCCAACAGTGAATGTCACAAGATACTTCTGCCGTATGGTCAAATCCTGTTCATTTCATGCAAACAATTACAACTTCATAAGACCATGCCATATGAGGTAGCATCATAAAGAAGTTGGCAATAAGTTATCTAATTTATCCATATGTTGGAGGAAAAAAAACTTGATCATGACAAATTCAGTAGATGCGCACGGGCTATTATTTTGGTCTACCATTATAAAATATACTCTTGATTCCTGATTGAGAATACAGGATAAGCTCATGATGTTCATACATCCAATTATAAAAGAAAACATGCTGAAAAACACATCAGAGAGAAAAATTCAATAATATAACGTTGGCGTATTGTAATGGTCATTCAAATCCGGCCAAAAGATTCATGATTACATTGATGAATTACTTCTTAACCAGTGACTATACTGAAGCTATGCATCAAGAAACTATGgagaaaattcaatttttttttcaaatattttttttatacaaataaTGTAGCTTGCACAATAATTTCACAGATTAGTTAAGAATTTATAAAAATGCAAATTACGGATTACAAAAGGAAAGGGACACACTACAgcgagcatgccctcgatggttCCCTTGTTAATTTGTCAAATATTCCCTTGTTAATTTGTCAAACATATACTTCATATATGTATCTAAATATAGTTAACAAACTACCTACCTCATCTGGGTTTCCCCATAATCTGCGTAAATAAAAATCTGATTCAGGGACAACTATCTCAGGTGGTAATCTCTCAGCACCTTTGGGGTTTGTTGGAACATAAATCTGTATAAGAATCAATGAAGAAAATTATGCAATATGTTACAAATATCAAATCTCTTGGCATGAACATAGCTTTTCATTGTTTCATCAACTAAGGAAATCAAACAGAAAAAAGAGTTTTTTTCACTTTAAAAGATTCTGCCACCTATATGTGGATGATGAGACTACAGTGTAAAGTTAGGATGCATTTTATATGCAAAAAGTTATCAAGTCAGtaacaaatataaataataaagtaTTGGTGAGCGGTAACTGATAATTAGAATTTAGTAAGAGCCATGGAAAACAATATACTACACTAGATAACATACTGAAAAAATAGTATGTAATCTCAGGATAGATGGCTAGATAACTGTTAATTGTCAATGTAGTTTCTCAT
This window of the Zingiber officinale cultivar Zhangliang chromosome 3B, Zo_v1.1, whole genome shotgun sequence genome carries:
- the LOC122055327 gene encoding uncharacterized protein LOC122055327; translated protein: MAKPGIGGRGTLPRKSNESMRIIISTVIGVVFGYLIGISFPTVSITKLHFPPSIISYIEDRNSGITTQTLLNHALTKMRNNSTSNSTDALKIYVPTNPKGAERLPPEIVVPESDFYLRRLWGNPDEDLTIRQKYLVTFTVGYDQKNNINAAVKKFSEDFTILLFHYDGRTSEWDEFEWSKRAIHVSVRKQTKWWYAKRFLHPDIVARYEYIFIWDEDLGVEHFNAEEYIKLVKKHGLEISQPGLEPNNGLTWQMTKRRGDREVHKETEERPGWCSDPLLPPCAAFVEIMATVFSRDAWRCVWHMIQNDLVHGWGLDFALRKCVEPAHEKIGVVDAQWIVHQVVPSLGNQGQAENGRAPWEGVRERCRKEWGLFQTRLAEAEKAYYISKGITPPNSTLV
- the LOC122055330 gene encoding uncharacterized protein LOC122055330 codes for the protein MGGHSFEREILIPTPKEKSEEEEEEEVEEPLIAVPEEEDAGGIHWGKDLKQEETWRRKTGGGVTLEGYVDGGDGIEDRTDGVARTKSLRGEDLEELKGCLDLGFGFNYDEIPELCNTLPALELCYSMSQRFLDEQQHNRSLDRSSSGDSLDLCESPSSPLVANWKIASPGDDPDEVKARLKYWAQAVACTIRLCN